TTCGCCTTGTTCGCCATGCCCGCACCCTAACGGCACTCGCAGAAGCCGAGGACCCCGTCGCCGGAAGACGACAGGGTCCCGTAAGAAGCAGCGGGTGCTTACGCGGCGGAGCTGCTGGAGGAGGTGCCCGCGCTCGACGACTTCGAGTCCGAGGACGACGAAGAAGACGTCGAGGACGACGAAGACGAAGAGGACGAGTCGGACGAGGAGGACGTCGACGACTTCGACGATGCCGGCGAGCTGCTCGACGAGGAGCCGCGGCTGTCGTTGCGGTAGAAGCCGGAGCCCTTGAAGACGATGCCGACCGCGGAGAACACCTTCTTGAGGCGGCCCTGGCAGCTGGGGCACTCGGTCAGGGCGTCGTCGGTGAACTTCTGCACCGCCTCGAGACCCTCGCCGCACTCGGTGCACTGGTACTGATAGGTGGGCACTGTCTTCCTCCTGGCACTCTCACTCGATGAGTGCTAACGACGAACCATAGTGACGTATTCCAGCCGCTCAGTCCACTGCCACCGGCACGCGGTGACCGACGCCACGTGCGACGGTACGGCCGCCGGGCCGCGCCGCCAGCCGCGAGCGCAGCGCCATCAGGGTCGCGAGCGCGAGCATCGTCCCGCCCATCGGCACCAGGAACCCGGCGCCGCCCCAGAAGCGGTCCTCCAGCTGTCCGGCGACCGTGACGGCGGCGGCCTGGCCGAGCGCCACCGCGCCCGTGAGCCAGGTGAAGGCCTCGGTGCGGGCACCTGCCGGGACCAGGTCCTCGACCAGCGTGTACCCGGTGATCAGCGCGGGCGCGATGCACATGCCGACGAGCAGCCCGAG
Above is a window of Streptomyces sp. DT2A-34 DNA encoding:
- a CDS encoding FmdB family zinc ribbon protein — encoded protein: MPTYQYQCTECGEGLEAVQKFTDDALTECPSCQGRLKKVFSAVGIVFKGSGFYRNDSRGSSSSSSPASSKSSTSSSSDSSSSSSSSSTSSSSSSDSKSSSAGTSSSSSAA